A genome region from Acinetobacter lwoffii includes the following:
- a CDS encoding SDR family NAD(P)-dependent oxidoreductase: MKNFKNKVAAITGAGSGIGQQLAVLLAQQGCHLALSDINEQGLAQTLELLKESDVHVTIQKVNVAELEQVRNWAAQVEQDHGSVNMIFNNAGVALGSTVEGASYEELEWIVGINFWGVVYGTKEFLPLIKKTGDGHVINISSLFGLTAQPTQSAYNATKFAVRGFTESLRQELDLENCGVSALCVHPGGIRTNIANAAKMNNSLLTLGMNPEKSARNFNKLLRCPPAEAARQILEAVQKDKRRLLIGNDAKAIDLIQRILPTGYQHVTALATQFGKKKKKSA; encoded by the coding sequence ATGAAAAATTTTAAAAATAAAGTCGCTGCGATTACCGGTGCCGGTTCAGGTATTGGCCAGCAACTGGCGGTATTACTGGCCCAGCAAGGTTGTCATTTGGCGCTGAGTGATATCAATGAACAGGGTCTGGCGCAAACGCTCGAATTGCTCAAAGAAAGTGATGTCCATGTCACCATTCAGAAAGTAAACGTAGCTGAACTGGAACAGGTGCGTAACTGGGCGGCACAGGTCGAACAGGATCATGGCAGTGTCAATATGATCTTTAACAACGCTGGCGTTGCGCTGGGTTCAACCGTTGAAGGGGCGTCTTATGAAGAACTAGAATGGATTGTCGGAATCAATTTCTGGGGCGTAGTTTACGGAACCAAAGAATTTCTGCCACTGATCAAGAAAACCGGCGATGGGCATGTCATCAATATTTCCAGCCTGTTTGGTTTAACGGCGCAGCCGACCCAGTCTGCTTATAATGCGACCAAGTTTGCGGTACGTGGTTTTACTGAATCCCTGCGTCAGGAACTGGATCTGGAAAATTGTGGGGTGAGTGCACTGTGTGTACATCCGGGCGGTATCCGTACCAATATTGCCAATGCTGCAAAAATGAATAACAGCCTGCTGACTTTAGGTATGAATCCGGAAAAATCAGCCCGTAATTTTAATAAATTATTGCGTTGTCCACCTGCAGAAGCCGCTCGTCAAATTCTGGAGGCGGTACAAAAAGACAAGCGCCGTCTGCTGATCGGTAATGATGCCAAAGCAATTGACCTGATTCAGCGGATCTTGCCGACCGGTTATCAGCATGTCACTGCACTGGCGACCCAGTTTGGCAAAAAGAAGAAAAAATCTGCTTAA
- a CDS encoding TetR/AcrR family transcriptional regulator has protein sequence MTDSTDSAAKSRPSKSKERQFKGLSMAERQQARREKLIEAGIEAYGRHGFFSVTVKDICNEAKLTERYFYESFKKSEHLFQTIFLKLIDELQQNVMQAMMQASTDPKKMIEAGLTALLTTLRDNPRMARIIYIDAMLVQELHNQATIHETMSRFDRMIHAFVMLMMPQLNRSEQEISLVSTGLNGYVTQIAIRWVMSGFKHSLEEVLSSCSVVFLALLESFSEKK, from the coding sequence ATGACTGATTCAACCGACTCAGCAGCAAAATCACGCCCCTCCAAGAGCAAGGAACGTCAGTTTAAAGGCCTGTCGATGGCTGAAAGGCAGCAGGCACGTCGTGAAAAGCTGATCGAAGCGGGGATTGAAGCCTATGGCCGTCACGGCTTTTTTTCAGTTACGGTCAAAGATATCTGCAATGAAGCCAAGCTGACCGAACGTTATTTTTACGAATCTTTCAAGAAAAGCGAACATTTGTTTCAGACCATTTTCTTAAAACTGATTGATGAGCTGCAACAGAATGTCATGCAGGCCATGATGCAGGCCTCCACCGATCCAAAAAAAATGATCGAGGCGGGTCTGACCGCTTTGCTCACTACCCTGCGTGACAATCCACGTATGGCCAGGATCATTTATATTGATGCCATGCTGGTGCAGGAACTGCATAATCAGGCCACTATTCATGAAACCATGTCACGTTTCGACCGCATGATTCATGCCTTTGTCATGTTGATGATGCCGCAGTTAAATCGCAGTGAGCAGGAAATTTCCCTGGTGTCGACCGGTTTAAATGGTTATGTCACCCAAATTGCCATTCGTTGGGTGATGAGCGGTTTTAAGCATTCGCTTGAGGAAGTTTTATCATCCTGTAGTGTGGTTTTTTTGGCGCTGCTCGAGTCATTTTCAGAGAAAAAATAA
- the phoB gene encoding phosphate regulon transcriptional regulator PhoB has product MKDDYILIVDDELPIREMIHTSLDMAGFQCLQAEDAKQAHQMIVDQRPALILLDWMMPGGVSGVDLCRRLKRDESLSEIPVIMLTARGEEDHKVQGLDAGADDYMTKPFSTRELVSRIKAVLRRANALSGEKTIDANGLILDPVSQRVNFGNNILEMGPTEYRLLAFFMTHPERAYTRAQLLDQVWGGNVYIEDRTIDVHIRRLRKVLEPYGVDRFVQTVRGTGYRFSTRSDVALG; this is encoded by the coding sequence GTGAAAGATGACTACATATTAATCGTCGATGACGAGCTCCCGATTCGGGAAATGATCCATACCTCTCTGGATATGGCCGGTTTTCAGTGCTTACAGGCAGAAGATGCCAAGCAGGCGCATCAGATGATTGTGGATCAGCGTCCGGCACTGATTTTGCTGGACTGGATGATGCCGGGTGGTGTCAGCGGTGTGGACCTGTGTCGTCGTCTGAAACGTGATGAAAGCCTGTCAGAAATTCCGGTGATCATGCTCACAGCGCGCGGTGAAGAAGACCACAAGGTACAAGGTCTGGATGCCGGTGCCGATGACTACATGACCAAACCATTCTCGACGCGGGAATTGGTCTCGCGGATTAAGGCGGTGCTTCGCCGCGCCAATGCCCTGAGTGGTGAAAAAACCATTGATGCCAATGGCCTGATTCTGGATCCGGTCAGCCAGCGGGTGAATTTTGGTAACAACATTCTGGAAATGGGGCCAACTGAATACCGTTTGCTGGCCTTCTTCATGACCCATCCTGAACGTGCCTATACCCGTGCGCAATTGCTGGATCAGGTTTGGGGCGGTAACGTCTATATTGAAGACCGGACCATCGATGTGCATATCCGCCGTTTGCGTAAAGTACTGGAACCTTATGGTGTAGACCGTTTTGTACAGACCGTTCGCGGAACGGGGTATCGTTTCTCGACCCGTTCAGATGTCGCTTTAGGTTAA
- the phoR gene encoding phosphate regulon sensor histidine kinase PhoR yields the protein MYEPYPVPELAREHKRIRYSSLWDFAKQDLRLLAFFLIIASFIGFGIGYFWICIVIAFVAFFATQMRSLYLVNEWISNRPYDVPPNIGGIWGALLFNVYRAQRQERIVQAEMVELIDRAQSSLVALQEAVVLLDENQQIEWWNPAAERLLGISSDDRRRNILTLLRQPSFIEYYHHIDESPDGLKMRSSLFEDHYVQVKMTRFGGESRVLVAYDVTRMHNLEQMRKDFVDNISHELRTPLTVLSGYIETFTDQEDINPRWKRAFDQMQSQTRRMNALVNDLLLLSRLENDKNIAKNQIIEMPSLMNQLFDDAQAYNIDYGHTLNLDIDSHCDLIGSDMELASAFSNLITNAIKYTPKGGTITIGWHDDGESAYFVVQDNGIGIDPKHLPRLTERFYRIDSDRSRRTGGTGLGLAIVKHVLMQHQAHLEIESKENQGSTFKVIFPKERLSFPE from the coding sequence ATGTATGAGCCCTACCCTGTCCCCGAACTGGCACGCGAGCACAAAAGAATCCGTTACAGCAGTTTATGGGATTTTGCGAAGCAGGATTTACGCCTACTGGCTTTTTTCCTAATTATCGCCAGCTTTATCGGTTTTGGGATTGGGTATTTCTGGATTTGTATCGTAATTGCCTTCGTGGCATTCTTTGCGACCCAAATGCGTTCCTTATATCTGGTCAATGAATGGATTTCCAATCGCCCTTATGATGTTCCACCGAATATTGGCGGGATTTGGGGTGCGCTACTTTTCAATGTTTATCGCGCCCAACGTCAGGAACGGATTGTTCAGGCGGAAATGGTCGAATTGATTGATCGTGCACAATCTTCGCTGGTGGCCTTGCAAGAAGCCGTGGTACTACTTGATGAAAACCAACAGATTGAATGGTGGAATCCGGCAGCCGAACGTCTGCTCGGAATCTCCAGTGATGACCGTCGCCGTAATATCCTGACCTTGTTACGCCAACCAAGCTTTATCGAATACTATCACCATATTGATGAATCCCCGGACGGCCTGAAAATGCGTTCTTCGCTGTTTGAAGACCATTATGTGCAGGTCAAAATGACCCGTTTTGGCGGAGAAAGTCGGGTACTGGTCGCTTATGATGTGACCCGGATGCACAATCTGGAACAGATGCGAAAGGATTTTGTCGACAATATTTCACATGAACTGCGCACTCCTTTGACCGTGCTCAGTGGCTATATTGAAACCTTTACCGATCAGGAAGATATCAATCCACGCTGGAAACGCGCTTTTGATCAGATGCAGTCGCAAACCCGACGCATGAATGCACTGGTCAACGATCTGTTGCTGCTGTCACGTCTGGAAAATGATAAAAATATTGCCAAAAACCAGATCATTGAAATGCCGAGTCTGATGAACCAGCTATTTGATGATGCCCAGGCCTATAATATTGATTATGGTCATACCCTAAATCTGGACATTGACAGTCATTGCGATTTGATCGGTTCAGATATGGAACTGGCCAGCGCCTTTAGCAACCTGATCACCAATGCCATCAAGTACACGCCTAAAGGCGGTACCATCACCATCGGCTGGCATGATGATGGTGAATCGGCCTATTTTGTCGTGCAAGATAACGGCATCGGCATTGATCCCAAACATCTGCCACGTCTGACCGAGCGTTTTTACCGCATCGATTCAGACCGCAGCCGCCGTACTGGGGGTACCGGTTTGGGACTTGCCATCGTCAAACATGTGCTGATGCAACATCAGGCACATCTGGAAATTGAGTCCAAGGAAAACCAAGGCTCTACCTTTAAGGTGATTTTCCCCAAAGAGCGTCTCAGCTTTCCAGAGTAA
- a CDS encoding glutathione S-transferase family protein has protein sequence MRVLHHLEQSRSFRILWAMEELGLDYEVKYYKRQPNLSAPPALKQIHPLGKAPILVDQSQVLAESAAILEYLQETYDEMQQFRPEDIADKAQYRYWMHYAEGSLMPLLVMQLVMTTVPKHTPLLIRPVAKKICDGVKKQFVQSRLKDHIQFLESYLSEHDYFAGHFSFADIQMSFPLEAMQSRTGQSYPAIQAYLKRVSQRAAYARALSKEKQISS, from the coding sequence ATGCGTGTTTTACATCATCTTGAACAATCACGATCATTTCGTATTCTGTGGGCTATGGAAGAATTAGGACTGGATTACGAGGTTAAATACTATAAACGTCAGCCCAACCTTTCTGCGCCACCGGCCTTAAAACAGATTCATCCGCTGGGCAAAGCTCCGATTCTGGTCGATCAATCGCAGGTACTGGCAGAATCTGCGGCGATCCTGGAATATTTGCAGGAAACTTATGATGAAATGCAGCAGTTTCGCCCAGAAGATATTGCTGACAAGGCCCAGTACCGTTACTGGATGCACTATGCGGAAGGCTCGTTAATGCCGCTGCTGGTGATGCAACTAGTGATGACCACTGTACCAAAACATACCCCGTTGCTGATTCGACCAGTCGCCAAGAAAATCTGTGATGGAGTGAAGAAGCAGTTTGTACAGAGCCGTTTAAAAGATCATATCCAGTTTCTGGAAAGCTATTTGAGCGAGCATGATTATTTTGCCGGACACTTCAGTTTTGCCGACATTCAGATGAGTTTTCCTTTGGAGGCGATGCAAAGCCGGACAGGCCAAAGTTATCCAGCGATTCAGGCCTATCTGAAACGGGTCTCGCAACGTGCTGCCTATGCGCGTGCACTGTCCAAAGAAAAACAGATCAGCTCTTAA
- a CDS encoding pirin family protein yields MSNNSDIELSNSDDCEKYVNQFIQEFPLRRAEIGQGTVIKRALPSRHKRMIGAWCFLDHAGPASFPQGDGLDIGPHPHIGLQTFTWMIEGSMMHNDSLGNQQLIRPKQVNLMTSGYGISHTEVSPESETHMHAAQLWIALPDDKINMAPGFDHYPELPVVHEQGIEFTVLVGEYLKTKSPVKVHSELLGVDLYAAESSSMHLPLNPKFEYGFMVLEGTASINGHELNEDNMLILEPGLQQVNAEIHAGSRVLLIGGEPFESPILLWWNLVGRTTEELKIAREQWIEGHERFGSIPAYDGPRLEAPAFPDQMRASR; encoded by the coding sequence ATGTCGAATAATAGTGATATTGAACTGTCGAATTCCGATGATTGTGAAAAGTACGTGAATCAGTTTATTCAGGAGTTTCCTTTACGTCGCGCGGAAATCGGGCAGGGTACCGTGATTAAACGTGCCTTACCGAGCCGACATAAACGCATGATTGGTGCCTGGTGTTTTCTGGATCATGCGGGTCCGGCCAGTTTTCCGCAAGGAGATGGTCTGGATATCGGCCCCCATCCACACATTGGTCTGCAGACCTTTACCTGGATGATCGAGGGCAGCATGATGCACAATGACAGTCTGGGAAATCAGCAATTGATTCGTCCCAAACAGGTCAATCTGATGACCTCGGGCTATGGCATTTCACATACCGAAGTCTCTCCCGAGAGTGAAACGCATATGCATGCAGCGCAGTTATGGATTGCCTTGCCGGACGACAAGATCAATATGGCACCGGGTTTTGACCATTATCCTGAATTGCCGGTGGTCCATGAGCAAGGCATCGAGTTTACCGTGCTGGTAGGAGAATATTTAAAAACAAAATCACCGGTTAAAGTACATAGCGAACTGCTCGGAGTAGATCTGTATGCGGCTGAAAGTAGCAGTATGCATTTGCCGTTGAATCCGAAATTTGAATATGGTTTTATGGTGCTTGAAGGGACGGCTAGCATCAATGGGCATGAACTAAATGAAGATAATATGCTGATCCTGGAGCCCGGCTTACAGCAGGTCAACGCTGAAATTCATGCCGGGAGCCGGGTGTTATTGATTGGTGGGGAACCATTTGAAAGCCCGATTTTACTGTGGTGGAATCTGGTCGGGCGTACGACAGAGGAACTTAAAATTGCGCGGGAACAATGGATTGAAGGCCATGAACGTTTTGGTTCCATTCCTGCCTATGATGGGCCACGTTTAGAAGCGCCTGCATTTCCAGACCAGATGCGGGCTTCCCGATAA
- a CDS encoding GGDEF domain-containing protein produces MSAQNENIYSTANVSFQNSTTDKSLKLSECDLQNRQLIEQALTDPHARIPALFQQYFHDYVYTHSHHNLRQINYLAQIAFLLYFFADILIIPDMFFISGLMRVVLVLGAMFCCYYLFKKYKNIQILDRILPIGTTVAAAAWISLLALSTSPHVATYIYASAIFILIANLCVQTQFKVAVYCSILIALFIMLGVTQFMSASQAFIFSVVFSPLWFFSIYINWNNILNVRRSFLRSLLDEWNYQTLKNLAHTDDLTQLYNRRHFVDMAERSIHQWPKHASSCLLMFDVDHFKNINDSYGHDVGDRVLQLIAEVTRKEMRHSDVLARFGGEEFIALLEDTQLQDSLVIAERIRCAIQKQYIYVESNHAIRFTISIGVAELESHTQTLEDLIKQADIALYQAKKSGRNRIEVYHPDMLNKPKPATENPWNVFKPDTQPAQSTAN; encoded by the coding sequence ATGTCTGCTCAGAATGAGAATATATATTCAACGGCGAATGTATCTTTTCAAAATTCGACGACCGATAAATCACTGAAATTATCTGAATGTGATCTGCAAAACCGTCAGCTGATTGAACAGGCGCTGACAGATCCTCATGCCCGTATCCCTGCCCTGTTTCAGCAGTATTTTCATGATTATGTCTATACGCATAGTCATCATAACTTGCGTCAAATTAACTATCTGGCGCAAATTGCCTTTTTACTGTATTTCTTTGCCGATATCCTGATTATTCCAGACATGTTTTTTATTTCTGGTCTGATGCGCGTCGTTCTGGTTCTGGGGGCGATGTTTTGCTGTTATTACCTGTTTAAAAAATATAAAAATATTCAGATTTTGGACAGAATCTTGCCGATAGGCACCACTGTAGCTGCAGCGGCCTGGATTAGCTTACTCGCGCTTTCAACCAGTCCCCATGTTGCCACCTATATTTATGCCTCTGCGATCTTTATTCTTATCGCCAATCTCTGTGTGCAGACCCAGTTTAAAGTCGCAGTCTATTGCTCCATCTTGATTGCGCTGTTTATCATGCTTGGGGTGACCCAGTTCATGAGTGCCTCTCAAGCCTTTATTTTTAGTGTGGTCTTTAGTCCACTGTGGTTTTTTAGCATTTATATTAACTGGAATAATATTCTGAATGTGCGGCGTTCTTTTCTGCGCTCCCTGCTTGATGAATGGAACTATCAAACCTTAAAGAATCTGGCACATACCGATGATTTGACCCAGCTCTACAACCGTCGCCATTTTGTCGATATGGCTGAACGCTCTATTCATCAATGGCCCAAACATGCCAGTAGCTGCCTGTTGATGTTTGATGTGGATCATTTTAAAAATATTAATGATAGCTATGGGCATGATGTCGGTGATCGGGTGCTACAACTGATTGCTGAAGTGACCCGTAAAGAAATGCGGCATAGCGATGTACTGGCACGTTTTGGCGGGGAAGAGTTTATCGCTCTCCTGGAAGATACTCAGCTACAAGACAGCCTGGTGATTGCAGAACGAATTCGTTGTGCAATTCAAAAGCAGTATATTTATGTTGAATCCAATCATGCCATCCGGTTCACCATTTCGATCGGTGTTGCAGAACTAGAATCCCATACCCAGACTCTGGAAGATCTGATCAAACAAGCCGATATTGCCTTATATCAAGCCAAGAAGTCTGGCCGAAACCGGATTGAAGTCTATCATCCGGATATGCTGAATAAGCCCAAGCCAGCAACAGAAAATCCCTGGAATGTATTTAAGCCAGACACTCAACCAGCCCAGTCAACGGCGAATTAA
- a CDS encoding GGDEF domain-containing protein: MPHDNEKESRTLIQEALQDPLVRIPAPLKPAYYAHQKKLTLKYLLQVNLFAQLAYASYTLADILVLNDILKLLILTKISYTILIVLITIWMYHSYRNLPVFDLLLPTSIIGASAIWFFNLNQSESAYTLIYQYASLVFIVLANLCVQIRFWPSLITSSLITLMIYIGVYFNTRSDLYQMFLFSLIYLPVLTFSLYISWSSTLKSRMVFLQHTLNEYNRQAFENMAHTDSLTGLNNRRCFEYLAQQLVQQNFDQPVPMSLLVFDVDHFKQINDRYGHDIGDQVLQTIALSTRSEMRQHDILARYGGEEFIAFLPETSLDEALKVAERLRHNIENIVIDLDSQHRFSFSISIGAAILESCETDLMTLIKQADIALYQAKANGRNRVEAYDPDLEQSLAGELQNWQVKPA; this comes from the coding sequence ATGCCGCATGATAACGAAAAAGAATCACGTACCCTGATTCAGGAGGCTCTTCAAGATCCGCTTGTTCGTATTCCTGCACCTCTAAAACCGGCCTACTATGCTCATCAGAAAAAACTCACTTTAAAATACTTATTACAGGTCAATTTATTCGCACAGCTGGCATATGCCTCTTATACCCTCGCCGATATTCTGGTGCTGAATGATATTCTCAAGTTACTCATTTTGACCAAAATCAGCTATACCATCCTGATCGTACTGATCACGATCTGGATGTATCACTCTTACCGCAATCTGCCTGTCTTTGATCTGCTCTTGCCTACCTCGATTATTGGTGCAAGTGCCATCTGGTTTTTTAATCTGAATCAGTCTGAAAGTGCTTATACCCTCATTTATCAATATGCCTCCTTAGTCTTTATTGTACTGGCCAATTTATGTGTGCAGATCCGGTTCTGGCCGTCTTTGATTACTTCAAGTCTGATTACCCTGATGATTTACATCGGTGTATATTTCAATACTCGGTCTGACCTGTACCAGATGTTTTTATTTTCCCTGATTTATCTGCCGGTATTGACCTTCAGTCTTTATATTAGTTGGAGCTCAACCTTAAAATCACGCATGGTATTCTTGCAGCATACCCTGAATGAATATAACCGGCAGGCCTTTGAAAATATGGCCCATACCGATTCCCTCACCGGCCTGAATAACCGTCGCTGTTTTGAATATCTCGCGCAACAACTGGTACAACAGAATTTTGATCAACCGGTACCTATGAGTTTACTGGTCTTTGATGTCGATCATTTTAAGCAGATTAATGATCGTTATGGTCATGATATCGGAGATCAGGTCTTACAGACGATTGCCCTGAGCACACGCAGTGAAATGCGACAGCATGATATTTTGGCACGCTATGGCGGTGAAGAATTTATTGCATTTTTACCCGAAACCTCTCTGGATGAAGCGCTAAAAGTTGCCGAGCGTTTAAGGCATAACATTGAAAATATTGTGATCGATCTAGACAGCCAGCATCGTTTCAGTTTTAGCATTTCGATTGGTGCTGCCATTCTGGAAAGCTGTGAAACAGATTTAATGACCCTGATTAAACAGGCCGATATTGCCTTATATCAGGCTAAAGCCAATGGACGGAATCGGGTTGAAGCTTATGATCCAGATCTGGAGCAAAGTTTAGCTGGGGAGCTGCAAAACTGGCAGGTTAAACCGGCTTAA
- a CDS encoding restriction endonuclease, with the protein MPLPTYDQLMLPLMKLLSELNEPIKISDAANILAERSNLHEEDLNKILPSGKNIFKDRVAWAKTYLVKAGLVQQPKRAYCEISSLGRQVDLKSLDAITNEYLAQFNGFSDFKLGKKNKDEFGIGNLQVIESLNSYQETQTPEETIQNTTELLKSDLKSDLLQMVKDKSPSFFERLVVDLLVAMGYGGSHQDAAQAIGKTNDGGIDGVISEDRLGLDKIYIQAKRWKDTVGRPDIQQFKGALADQVAKKGVFITTSSFSKEAIESARKSGIVLIDGDKLTSLMIEFGLGVQIERSFHIYKIDQDRFDEDNF; encoded by the coding sequence ATGCCTTTACCTACTTATGATCAATTAATGCTGCCTTTAATGAAATTATTATCAGAATTAAATGAGCCAATAAAAATTTCGGATGCTGCGAATATCCTAGCTGAACGTTCCAATTTACACGAAGAGGATTTAAATAAAATTCTTCCGAGCGGGAAAAATATATTTAAAGATAGAGTGGCATGGGCAAAGACCTACTTAGTTAAGGCGGGCTTAGTTCAACAACCGAAGAGAGCATATTGTGAGATTAGTAGCTTGGGTAGACAGGTTGATTTAAAAAGTTTAGATGCTATAACAAATGAATATTTAGCACAGTTCAACGGATTTTCAGATTTTAAATTAGGAAAGAAAAATAAAGATGAGTTTGGGATCGGGAATCTACAAGTTATTGAAAGCCTAAATAGTTACCAAGAAACTCAGACTCCAGAAGAAACAATCCAGAACACAACGGAATTATTAAAATCTGATTTGAAAAGTGATTTGCTTCAGATGGTAAAAGATAAATCTCCTTCATTTTTTGAAAGACTGGTTGTCGATCTTCTGGTGGCAATGGGCTACGGCGGTTCACATCAAGATGCAGCTCAAGCGATTGGTAAAACCAACGATGGTGGAATTGATGGTGTAATTAGTGAAGATCGATTAGGGCTAGATAAAATTTACATCCAAGCGAAACGTTGGAAAGATACTGTTGGTCGTCCCGACATTCAACAGTTTAAAGGTGCTTTGGCCGATCAAGTTGCTAAGAAGGGGGTATTCATTACTACGTCAAGTTTCAGTAAAGAGGCCATTGAGTCGGCAAGAAAATCCGGTATTGTTTTAATTGATGGCGATAAGCTGACGTCTTTAATGATTGAATTTGGTTTAGGTGTACAAATAGAACGTAGTTTTCATATCTATAAAATCGACCAAGATCGTTTTGATGAAGATAATTTTTAA